The nucleotide window AATGTGGTCAGCGAGTCATGACCGAAGTTCTTCACCCCCAGCGCTTCTCGGTGTGCGAACGGTTTGGTAGCACCGACCGCATGCAGACGACCGAGCAACTGGCCCAGTCGATACAGCTGATCGAGATTGCCCGGCTCCGGTGCGCGGCCGCCACGGCGGGGGAACAGGGTGAAACGGAAACCGTTGTGTTCGTGCAGGCTGGCACCGTTGTGGATCATCGGCGCGACCACCGGCACGTCGCACTCGGCGAGTTCGAAGGTGAACTGATGCTCTTCGAGGATCGCTTCGTTGGTCCAGCGCTGCGGGCGGTAGAACTTGGCAATCAGTGGCTCGGAGTCTTCGATGCCGACCTGATAGACGCGGTTCTCGTAGCTGTTGAGCGCCAGAATGCGCGCGTCGCTGAGAAAGCCGATGCTTTCGACGGCATCGAGCACGAGGTCTGGGGTGAGGGTTGCAAACGGGTGGGCCATGCTGACTCCTGCGCGCGGCAGGCTGCCGCGTCCGGCCAAGCATGGTAGCGCAGACGGGGCTTCTTTAGTGGTTGGGTTGAGGTAAGTGTTGTTCGCACCGACGCCTTCGCGGGCAAGCCCGCTCCCACATGGATCTTGGGTGTGCACACTATTTGTCACACGCAGGAGATCCCTGTGGGAGCGGGCTTGCCCGCGAAGAGGCCCTATCAGGCGCCGACGATCCCGCCATCCTCACGGGAAATAGCCATCACCGAAGACCGCGGCTTACCGTTGGGCAGATGCTCAGGGAACGTCGACCCACCGCTTTCACCCGGATGCTGAATCCCGACAAACAAGGTTTTCTGATCCGGTGAGAAGCTGATCCCCGTCACCTCACAACCTACCGGCCCGACCATGAAGCGGCGGATCTCGCCAGTCACCGGGTCGGCACAGAGCATCTGGTTATTGCCCATGCCCGCGAAGTCGCCTGTATTGCTTGAATCGCCATCGGTGAGAATCCACAAGCGCCCGGCCTTGTCGAAGCCCAGGCCATCCGGGCTGTTGAACATGTTCTGCGGGGTGATGTTCGACGAACCGGCCTTCGGTGTACCGGCGTGGACGCCCGGGTTGCCGGCGACCACAAACAGGTCCCAGGCAAAGCTATTCGAACCGTGATCGTCGCGGTCGGTGCGCCAGCGCAGGATCTGCCCATAGACGTTCTTCTCGCGCGGGTTCGGACCGCCCACCGGCTGGCCTTCTTCGCCGCGCTTGGCGTTGTTGGTCAGGGTGCAGTAGACCTGGCCGTCCTTGGGGCTGACGACGATCCATTCCGGGCGGTCCATGCGCGTTGCATTCACCACGCTGGCTGCGAGGCGTGCGTGAATCAGCACTTCGGCCTGGTCGGCAAAACCGCTGCTGGCGTCGATGCCGTTCTTGCCGTGGGTCAGTTCGATCCACTGGCCCTGGCCTTTCGGGTGGTCGGCATTGCCGTCGCCCGCGTCGAAGCGCGCCACGTACAAGGTGCCGTGATCCAGCAGATCGCGGTTGGCCTTGGGGTTTTTGTGGTTGATCTTGTCGCGGCTGACGAATTTGTAGATGAACTCGCCACGTTCGTCGTCGCCCATGTACACCACGGCGCGACCGTCGTTGGTTTCGGCCAGGGCTGCGTTTTCATGTTTGAAGCGGCCCAGCGCGGTGCGTTTGACCGGCGTCGATTGCGGATCGAACGGGTCGATTTCCACCACCCAGCCGTGGCGGTTGAGCTCGTTGGGGTTCTTCGCCAGGTCAAAGCGTTCATCGTGCGGGTGCCAGTTGATCTCTTTGCTGGCCGCCACTGCGCCATAGCGCTTCTGCGCGGCGTCGAATTTTTGCTCGGCATTGCTGCTGCCGAAGCAGTCGGTGAAGTTCTCTTCGCAGGTCAGATAAGTGCCCCACGGCGTCTTGCCGTTGGCGCAGTTCTGGAAGGTGCCGAGGACGTTCTTGCCGTGTTTGTCGGCGCTGGTTTTCAGCAGCTCGTGACCGGCGGCCGGGCCACTCAGGCTGATCGGCGCGTTACCGTGAATACGCCGGTTGTAGCGCGAGCCCTGGACGAATTGCCATTGGCCGTTCTTGCGCTGTACCTCGATCACCGACACGCCTTCGCAGGCCAGGGCCTTGCGCACCTCTGCCGCCGATTGCGGCATGCCGCCGTGGGGATAGAGGTAGCGGTAGTTGGTGTATTCGTTGTTGATCGCCATCAACGCCCGGTCTCTGTCACCGGGGAATTCGAACAGGCTCATGCCGTCGTTGTTGTCGCCGAACTGGACTTCCTGGTGCTCGGCCGTGCCGTTGCCGCTCGGGTCGAACACCGGGCCATTCTTCTGCAGAGGCTGGCCCCAGCTGATCAGCACCGAGGATTTGTAGCCCGGCGGCAGGGTGATGGTATCGGTGGTGGCGGCGGCGATGCTGTCGAAGCCCAACAATTTGCTGGAGCCGGCGCTGACGCTGGCGGCCAGCACGCTACGACTCAGCAGGTTGCCACCGAGAAACATCGCTGCACCGCAGAGGGCACCAGCGCTGATGAAGCCACGACGGCTGAGGCCGACCATTTTTTCGAGGTCGGTGGGTTGGTTGTCTTCTAATAGGCTCACATCAGGCTCCCTGCGGGTTTTTGCAGCCACCTTAA belongs to Pseudomonas sp. B21-015 and includes:
- a CDS encoding PhoX family phosphatase: MSLLEDNQPTDLEKMVGLSRRGFISAGALCGAAMFLGGNLLSRSVLAASVSAGSSKLLGFDSIAAATTDTITLPPGYKSSVLISWGQPLQKNGPVFDPSGNGTAEHQEVQFGDNNDGMSLFEFPGDRDRALMAINNEYTNYRYLYPHGGMPQSAAEVRKALACEGVSVIEVQRKNGQWQFVQGSRYNRRIHGNAPISLSGPAAGHELLKTSADKHGKNVLGTFQNCANGKTPWGTYLTCEENFTDCFGSSNAEQKFDAAQKRYGAVAASKEINWHPHDERFDLAKNPNELNRHGWVVEIDPFDPQSTPVKRTALGRFKHENAALAETNDGRAVVYMGDDERGEFIYKFVSRDKINHKNPKANRDLLDHGTLYVARFDAGDGNADHPKGQGQWIELTHGKNGIDASSGFADQAEVLIHARLAASVVNATRMDRPEWIVVSPKDGQVYCTLTNNAKRGEEGQPVGGPNPREKNVYGQILRWRTDRDDHGSNSFAWDLFVVAGNPGVHAGTPKAGSSNITPQNMFNSPDGLGFDKAGRLWILTDGDSSNTGDFAGMGNNQMLCADPVTGEIRRFMVGPVGCEVTGISFSPDQKTLFVGIQHPGESGGSTFPEHLPNGKPRSSVMAISREDGGIVGA